A stretch of the Chitinophaga sp. Cy-1792 genome encodes the following:
- a CDS encoding M48 family metallopeptidase yields the protein MKKIALFFTVASLMYGCGKAPITGRKQLLLFPESTMESMALTEYQTFLTSNKVVSQTTSKDADMVKRVGQRIAAAVTNYMNQQGNGASVSNYKWEFNLVDSKEVNAWCMPGGKVVVYTGLLPVTQNETALAVVMGHEIAHAIAQHGNERMSQQAALQGIQVAGAVALGKNPAAVNLFNQAIGVGGNVGILAFSRTDEMEADHLGIIFMALAGYNPQEAIPFWQRMAAMSANTSKPPEFLSTHPSDERRIQALQGLMPEAMKYYKPVGKS from the coding sequence ATGAAAAAGATCGCACTTTTCTTTACTGTCGCAAGCCTTATGTACGGATGTGGTAAGGCGCCTATAACTGGAAGAAAACAGTTACTGCTGTTCCCCGAAAGTACCATGGAATCCATGGCTTTAACAGAATACCAGACCTTCCTGACCTCCAATAAAGTAGTATCCCAAACTACGAGCAAGGATGCCGATATGGTAAAACGTGTAGGCCAGCGTATAGCCGCAGCTGTTACCAATTACATGAACCAGCAGGGAAATGGGGCTTCAGTTTCCAATTACAAATGGGAATTCAACCTGGTAGATAGTAAAGAAGTGAATGCCTGGTGTATGCCTGGCGGTAAAGTAGTGGTATATACTGGTTTGTTGCCCGTAACCCAGAACGAGACTGCGCTGGCAGTGGTAATGGGGCATGAAATTGCGCATGCCATTGCACAGCATGGAAATGAACGTATGAGCCAGCAGGCGGCACTGCAGGGTATTCAGGTTGCCGGTGCGGTAGCATTGGGTAAGAATCCGGCGGCAGTAAACCTGTTCAACCAGGCTATTGGCGTTGGCGGTAACGTTGGTATTCTGGCGTTCTCCCGTACAGATGAGATGGAGGCGGACCATTTGGGTATTATCTTCATGGCATTGGCGGGTTACAACCCACAGGAAGCGATTCCTTTCTGGCAGCGTATGGCGGCGATGAGTGCCAATACCAGCAAGCCACCTGAGTTTCTGAGCACACACCCCAGCGATGAGCGTCGTATTCAGGCGTTGCAGGGACTGATGCCGGAGGCGATGAAATATTACAAACCGGTAGGTAAATCTTAA
- the prmA gene encoding 50S ribosomal protein L11 methyltransferase produces MSHFAITIPVSGDQAEILIAQLATVGFEGFEEQETQLVAFIPESDFDEQVLQEMLGTNLSYTKELIQQQNWNAVWESNFDPVLVDDFCGIRADFHPAFDPAPQHVIEITPKMSFGTGHHATTSSMIRLMRDISFEGKTVFDFGTGTGILAILAEKLGAKEVDAIDYDEWAVNNTKENLEANHTTKIQVWQADNLDAISKKYDILLANINFNVLLQYMADMRRILSPGGILLLSGIMPTDETQIVAAATPHGFHLQQRIEKNNWLALQFNVQ; encoded by the coding sequence ATGTCACATTTTGCAATAACAATACCCGTTAGCGGGGATCAGGCAGAGATCCTGATTGCGCAGTTAGCAACTGTAGGATTCGAAGGTTTTGAAGAGCAGGAAACGCAGCTGGTAGCATTTATACCTGAGTCAGATTTTGATGAGCAGGTATTACAGGAAATGCTCGGTACAAATTTAAGCTATACGAAGGAACTGATTCAGCAGCAGAACTGGAATGCTGTCTGGGAGAGTAATTTTGATCCTGTGCTGGTAGATGATTTTTGTGGTATCCGGGCAGATTTCCACCCGGCTTTTGATCCTGCGCCGCAACATGTGATTGAGATAACGCCGAAGATGTCTTTTGGAACGGGGCATCATGCCACCACTTCTTCCATGATCAGGCTGATGCGTGATATTTCCTTTGAAGGCAAGACGGTATTTGATTTTGGTACAGGTACCGGCATTCTGGCGATCCTGGCGGAGAAGCTGGGCGCGAAGGAAGTGGATGCCATCGACTATGATGAATGGGCAGTAAACAATACAAAAGAGAACCTGGAGGCCAATCATACAACTAAAATACAGGTCTGGCAGGCGGATAATCTGGATGCTATTTCAAAAAAATATGATATCTTGCTGGCGAATATCAATTTTAATGTACTGTTGCAATATATGGCAGACATGCGCCGGATATTATCCCCTGGCGGCATCCTTTTGCTAAGTGGTATAATGCCAACCGACGAGACACAGATCGTAGCAGCTGCTACACCGCACGGATTTCACCTACAGCAGAGAATAGAGAAGAACAACTGGCTGGCACTACAGTTTAATGTGCAATAA
- the plsY gene encoding glycerol-3-phosphate 1-O-acyltransferase PlsY yields MTEFLLLVCAYLIGSIPTAVWVSKGVFGMDIREYGSGNAGATNTFRVLGPKAGTFVMVVDMLKGVLAVRLAYLAPYYHDPEHLTQLVNFQIGLGLTAVLGHIFPIWANFRGGKGIATLFGLVLAIQPLVALCCVGVFLMILFLTRYVSLSSIIASIAFPILILYIFNEPEIFYRIFAIAVALMVVLTHQKNITRLLKGNESKVPLFRNREKKHH; encoded by the coding sequence ATGACAGAATTTTTATTGCTTGTTTGCGCTTATCTGATAGGTTCTATACCAACCGCCGTGTGGGTAAGTAAAGGCGTGTTTGGTATGGATATCCGTGAGTATGGCAGTGGTAATGCCGGAGCAACCAATACCTTCCGGGTACTGGGTCCGAAGGCGGGTACCTTCGTGATGGTGGTGGATATGCTGAAAGGCGTACTGGCAGTTCGTCTCGCTTACCTGGCACCTTACTATCATGATCCGGAGCACCTGACTCAGCTGGTGAACTTCCAGATCGGACTGGGGCTGACAGCTGTATTAGGTCACATTTTTCCTATCTGGGCAAACTTCCGTGGTGGTAAAGGTATTGCAACGCTCTTTGGGCTGGTACTGGCTATTCAGCCATTGGTAGCATTGTGTTGCGTAGGCGTTTTTCTGATGATTTTATTTCTGACAAGATATGTATCATTAAGCTCTATCATAGCTAGTATCGCTTTCCCGATCCTGATATTGTATATCTTCAATGAACCTGAAATATTCTATCGCATATTTGCTATAGCAGTAGCTTTGATGGTAGTGCTGACGCACCAGAAAAACATCACCAGGCTGCTGAAAGGAAATGAGAGCAAGGTGCCTTTGTTCCGAAACAGGGAGAAAAAGCACCACTAA